In the genome of Streptomyces collinus, one region contains:
- a CDS encoding MBL fold metallo-hydrolase, with product MKLTKKSHACVRLEKAGRTLVLDPGAFTEEDAALGADAILVTHEHPDHFDESRLRAAMESNPAAGIWTLRSVAEKISSAFPGRVHTVGHGDTFTAAGFDVQVHGELHAVIHPDIPRVTNVGYLLDGGTVFHPGDALTVPDHPVETLMLPVMAPWSKISEVIDYVREVRPQRAYDIHDALLTDLARPIYDRQIGQLGGAQHLRLTPGESAEV from the coding sequence ATGAAGCTCACGAAGAAGTCGCACGCCTGCGTCCGTCTGGAGAAGGCCGGCCGGACGCTCGTCCTCGACCCCGGCGCCTTCACCGAGGAGGACGCCGCGCTCGGTGCGGACGCGATCCTCGTCACCCACGAGCACCCCGACCACTTCGACGAGTCCCGGCTGCGCGCGGCGATGGAGAGCAACCCGGCCGCCGGGATCTGGACCCTGCGGTCGGTCGCGGAGAAGATCTCCTCCGCCTTCCCCGGCCGCGTCCACACCGTCGGCCACGGCGACACCTTCACCGCCGCCGGCTTCGACGTCCAGGTCCACGGCGAACTCCACGCGGTGATCCACCCGGACATCCCGCGCGTCACCAACGTCGGCTACCTCCTCGACGGCGGCACGGTCTTCCACCCCGGCGACGCCCTCACCGTCCCCGACCACCCGGTGGAGACGCTGATGCTCCCCGTCATGGCCCCCTGGAGCAAGATCTCCGAGGTCATCGACTACGTCCGCGAGGTGAGGCCGCAGCGTGCCTACGACATCCACGACGCCCTCCTCACCGACCTGGCCCGGCCGATCTACGACCGGCAGATCGGGCAGCTCGGCGGCGCGCAGCACCTGCGGCTGACGCCGGGGGAGTCCGCCGAGGTCTGA
- a CDS encoding exodeoxyribonuclease III → MRIATWNVNSITARLPRLLAWLESSGTDVLCLQEAKVAEEQFPSEQLRELGYESAVHATGRWNGVAVLSRVGIEDVVKGVPGDPGFDGSVEPRAISATCGPLRVWSVYVPNGREVDHPHYAYKLQWFEALKAAVAGDAAGSRPFAVMGDYNVAPTDDDVFDPAFFEGSTHVTPAERAALASLREAGLSDVVPRPLKYDHPFTYWDYRQLSFPKNRGMRIDLVYANAPFAKAVSDAYVDREERKGKGASDHAPVVVDLDV, encoded by the coding sequence ATGCGCATCGCGACCTGGAACGTGAACTCGATCACCGCCCGCCTGCCGAGGCTCCTGGCCTGGCTGGAGAGCAGCGGCACGGACGTGCTGTGCCTCCAGGAGGCCAAGGTCGCCGAGGAGCAGTTCCCCTCGGAGCAGCTGCGCGAGCTGGGCTACGAGTCGGCGGTCCACGCGACCGGCCGGTGGAACGGCGTGGCGGTGCTCTCCCGCGTCGGCATCGAGGACGTCGTCAAGGGCGTGCCCGGCGACCCCGGGTTCGACGGCTCGGTGGAGCCCCGCGCCATCTCGGCGACCTGCGGCCCGCTGCGCGTCTGGTCGGTCTACGTGCCGAACGGCCGGGAGGTCGACCACCCGCACTACGCCTACAAGCTCCAGTGGTTCGAGGCCCTCAAGGCCGCCGTCGCCGGTGACGCGGCGGGCAGCCGCCCCTTCGCGGTGATGGGCGACTACAACGTGGCGCCGACGGACGACGACGTCTTCGACCCCGCCTTCTTCGAGGGCTCCACCCACGTCACCCCCGCCGAGCGCGCCGCCCTGGCCTCCCTGCGCGAGGCGGGCCTGTCCGACGTGGTCCCGCGGCCCCTCAAGTACGACCACCCGTTCACGTACTGGGACTACCGCCAGCTCTCCTTCCCGAAGAACCGCGGCATGCGCATCGACCTGGTGTACGCCAACGCGCCCTTCGCGAAGGCGGTCAGCGACGCGTACGTGGACCGCGAGGAGCGCAAGGGCAAGGGCGCCTCGGACCACGCCCCCGTCGTCGTGGACCTGGACGTCTAG